Proteins encoded in a region of the Clostridium butyricum genome:
- a CDS encoding RluA family pseudouridine synthase — MKIEIGSNEAGQRLDKFLRKLLKDVPLSAIFKALRKKDIRVNGKKQNEKYFLEEGDIVEIKYIQSKKEDKTQKFIKVDPKRMKICFEDENMVIVEKWPGILVHSDTSDNKEPTLTDYVLSYLNDKGDYLPENEITFTPAACNRLDRNTSGIIMYGKTFEGLKCINEAIREDEVKKYYYTLAKGKVKSGLYEGYIVKNPETNTSTVYDKEVKNSKKIAMDVNVVETNGAYSFVEINLITGRSHQIRAHLAHVGNPIIGDNKYGDKKLNSFFESKYGLNYQYLYAYKLNFRKIKGKLEYLDNKTIAVALPPLFKKIKQDAFKVSFR, encoded by the coding sequence TTGAAAATAGAAATAGGGTCAAATGAAGCAGGACAAAGACTTGACAAGTTTTTAAGAAAATTATTAAAGGATGTACCTTTAAGTGCAATATTTAAAGCTTTAAGAAAAAAAGATATTAGAGTTAATGGAAAGAAACAGAACGAAAAATATTTTCTTGAAGAAGGCGACATAGTAGAAATTAAGTACATACAAAGCAAAAAAGAAGATAAAACACAAAAATTTATAAAAGTAGATCCTAAACGTATGAAAATATGTTTTGAAGATGAAAATATGGTTATTGTTGAGAAATGGCCTGGAATACTTGTACATTCTGATACAAGTGATAATAAGGAACCTACGTTGACTGACTACGTACTTTCATATTTAAATGATAAAGGAGATTATTTGCCAGAAAATGAAATTACATTTACACCTGCAGCTTGTAATAGATTAGACAGAAACACATCTGGTATTATTATGTATGGAAAGACTTTTGAAGGCTTGAAATGTATTAATGAAGCCATAAGAGAAGATGAAGTAAAAAAATATTATTATACATTAGCAAAAGGAAAAGTAAAGAGTGGACTATACGAGGGATATATAGTTAAAAATCCTGAAACTAATACATCAACAGTATATGATAAGGAAGTTAAAAATTCAAAAAAAATTGCAATGGATGTAAATGTAGTAGAAACTAATGGTGCATATTCTTTCGTTGAAATTAATTTAATTACTGGAAGAAGTCATCAAATAAGAGCGCACCTTGCTCATGTTGGAAATCCTATAATTGGAGACAACAAATATGGAGATAAAAAATTAAATTCATTCTTTGAGAGCAAATATGGTTTAAATTATCAATATTTATATGCGTACAAATTAAACTTTAGAAAGATAAAAGGTAAGCTTGAGTATTTAGACAACAAGACGATAGCAGTAGCATTACCTCCATTATTCAAAAAAATAAAACAAGATGCATTTAAAGTTTCATTTAGATAG
- a CDS encoding M20 metallopeptidase family protein, producing the protein MVDFKREAEDIKDQLINIRRDLHEHPETGFEEVRTSGVIKEFLTKNNIPYIEVAKTGVCGIIKGTKEGNNKTIALRGDIDALPIQDMKSCEFKSKVQGKMHACGHDAHTTILMGAAKLLNDHKDEFSGTIKLLFEPAEETTGGAPHMINEGVLDNPKVDCVLGLHVDEETECGTIKIKKGVVNAASNPYTIKITGQGGHGASPHTTVDPVVIASHIVIALQTIVSREIAPVNPAVVTVGTIHAGTAQNIIPGEATISGMIRTMTKEDRAFAIERLTEIAEGIASMSRANAEVKVDESYPCLYNEDNCVDLLKESAEIVLGKENVLEQKAPKMGVESFAYFAMERDAAFYFLGSGNKEKQTTEPAHSNLFNIDEDCLPIGVAIQATAAYNYLTK; encoded by the coding sequence GTGGTAGATTTTAAAAGAGAAGCAGAAGATATAAAAGATCAGTTGATAAATATAAGAAGAGATTTACATGAACATCCTGAAACAGGATTTGAAGAAGTAAGAACTTCAGGAGTAATTAAAGAATTTTTAACAAAAAATAATATTCCATATATAGAAGTAGCAAAAACTGGAGTTTGTGGAATTATAAAAGGAACAAAAGAAGGTAATAATAAGACTATAGCATTAAGAGGGGATATTGATGCTCTTCCAATTCAAGATATGAAGTCATGCGAATTTAAATCAAAAGTTCAAGGAAAGATGCATGCTTGTGGTCACGATGCCCATACAACAATATTAATGGGAGCTGCAAAACTGTTAAATGATCATAAAGATGAATTTTCAGGAACAATAAAATTATTATTTGAACCAGCAGAAGAAACTACAGGTGGAGCACCACATATGATAAATGAAGGTGTTTTAGATAATCCGAAAGTTGATTGTGTTTTAGGTCTTCATGTAGATGAAGAAACAGAATGTGGAACAATAAAAATAAAAAAAGGTGTAGTTAATGCAGCATCCAATCCTTACACTATTAAGATAACAGGTCAAGGTGGTCATGGAGCATCACCACATACTACAGTTGACCCAGTAGTTATTGCAAGTCATATTGTAATAGCTCTTCAGACTATAGTAAGCAGAGAAATAGCGCCAGTTAATCCAGCAGTAGTAACAGTAGGTACAATTCATGCTGGGACAGCTCAGAATATAATACCAGGTGAAGCAACAATTAGCGGTATGATAAGAACCATGACTAAAGAAGATAGAGCATTTGCTATTGAGAGACTTACTGAAATAGCAGAAGGTATAGCTTCTATGTCAAGAGCAAATGCAGAAGTTAAAGTAGATGAAAGCTATCCATGTCTTTATAATGAAGATAACTGTGTTGATTTATTAAAAGAAAGTGCAGAAATAGTTTTAGGAAAAGAAAATGTTTTAGAGCAGAAAGCACCTAAAATGGGAGTTGAAAGCTTTGCATATTTTGCAATGGAAAGAGATGCAGCTTTCTATTTCTTAGGATCTGGAAACAAAGAAAAGCAGACAACAGAACCAGCTCATAGTAACTTATTTAATATTGATGAAGACTGTCTTCCAATAGGCGTAGCAATTCAAGCTACTGCAGCATATAATTATTTGACTAAATAA
- a CDS encoding ATP-dependent helicase → MGYNLDKYQKDAVETNHKNVLVVAAPGSGKTTVIINRVNHLVNKLHVSNSNIIIITFTKAAAVNMKKRYESAYNTNTSPFFGTFHGLFYKMLLRSGREIDIIDGGVAHKIVSSILNKYFDEVNDDKIKETINNISIFKTSRQLLNEFKPSISKEIFEEAYNTYEQYKEENNKWDFDDLAIKTLEMLQNDKNLLEGYRRLFKYILVDEFQDCDEMQIDFLKMINDESENSLFAVGDEDQCIYSFRGSKPEYMVSFDKIFENGKKHYLSINYRSKKNIVEKSKQVIKYNKERNNKEIKWNKDNDGIIKWFNSYNEKIQGEALADIIEENKKLNINYEDNAILYRTNIESMSIIDVFTKRRIPFTLIDREYNFFEHFICKDIISYLKLSVNDFDKESFFRIINKPFRYVSKANLGYVRTYPKEEALFDILINKDDTPPFQKKKLDELKKDVHYLNKISLSSAISYIIMDLGYIDHIREYAKKINQSFEDFEDIIEEFKLSAEGYKTIFEFLAHIEEVKQSIDESKKKKDREGVILSTIHGVKGMEFKNVYIINACEDTMPHQSSKEENLEEERRLFYVGITRAIDNLYLFSPRNRKGQFKDISRFIVEGGFNKLPPDTYGYKVGSEIIHKAYGKGKILELDGDKAKIKFSDNIDRSFSLKVLVDNNLVGKTG, encoded by the coding sequence GTGGGGTATAATTTAGATAAATATCAGAAGGATGCAGTTGAAACAAATCATAAAAATGTGCTAGTTGTAGCTGCACCAGGTTCGGGAAAGACGACAGTAATAATAAATAGAGTTAATCATCTTGTTAATAAATTGCATGTTTCAAATAGCAATATAATAATAATAACATTTACTAAAGCAGCAGCAGTAAATATGAAAAAGAGATATGAAAGTGCTTATAACACAAATACGTCACCTTTTTTTGGGACATTTCATGGGTTATTTTATAAGATGCTTTTGAGAAGTGGAAGAGAAATAGATATAATTGATGGCGGTGTAGCGCATAAAATAGTGAGCAGCATATTAAATAAGTATTTTGATGAAGTTAATGATGACAAAATAAAGGAGACAATAAATAATATATCTATATTCAAAACATCAAGGCAGTTGCTAAATGAATTTAAACCTTCAATTTCAAAAGAAATTTTTGAAGAAGCATATAATACGTATGAACAATATAAAGAAGAAAATAATAAGTGGGATTTTGATGATTTAGCCATAAAAACTTTAGAAATGCTTCAAAATGATAAAAATCTTCTTGAAGGTTATAGGAGATTATTCAAATACATACTTGTAGATGAATTTCAAGATTGTGATGAAATGCAGATAGATTTTTTAAAGATGATTAATGATGAGAGTGAAAATTCTTTATTTGCAGTAGGGGATGAGGATCAGTGTATATATTCATTTAGAGGGTCAAAACCTGAATACATGGTTAGTTTTGATAAGATATTTGAAAATGGGAAAAAACATTATTTATCAATAAATTATAGAAGTAAAAAAAATATAGTGGAGAAGTCTAAACAAGTAATAAAGTATAATAAAGAAAGAAATAATAAAGAGATTAAGTGGAACAAAGATAACGATGGAATTATAAAGTGGTTCAATTCGTATAATGAAAAAATTCAAGGTGAAGCTCTTGCTGACATAATTGAGGAAAATAAAAAATTAAACATTAATTATGAAGATAATGCAATATTATACAGAACAAATATTGAATCAATGAGTATTATAGATGTATTTACAAAAAGAAGGATTCCATTCACTTTGATAGATAGAGAGTACAATTTCTTTGAACATTTTATATGTAAAGATATAATTTCATATTTAAAACTTTCAGTAAATGATTTTGACAAAGAAAGCTTTTTTAGAATTATAAATAAACCTTTTAGATATGTAAGTAAAGCTAATCTTGGATATGTAAGAACATATCCAAAGGAAGAAGCATTATTTGATATATTGATAAATAAAGATGATACACCACCTTTCCAAAAGAAGAAATTAGATGAATTAAAAAAAGATGTTCATTATTTAAATAAAATATCATTATCATCGGCCATATCATATATAATAATGGATTTAGGATATATAGATCATATACGTGAATATGCTAAAAAGATAAATCAAAGTTTTGAAGATTTTGAGGATATAATAGAAGAATTTAAGTTATCTGCAGAAGGATATAAAACTATTTTTGAATTTTTAGCCCATATAGAAGAAGTTAAACAAAGTATTGATGAAAGCAAGAAAAAGAAAGATAGAGAAGGGGTGATTTTAAGCACTATTCATGGGGTAAAGGGTATGGAGTTTAAAAATGTCTATATAATAAATGCATGTGAAGATACAATGCCACATCAATCAAGTAAAGAGGAGAATCTTGAAGAGGAGAGAAGACTTTTTTATGTAGGCATAACACGTGCTATAGATAATCTATATTTATTTTCTCCAAGAAATAGAAAAGGGCAGTTCAAGGATATATCAAGATTTATAGTAGAAGGTGGTTTTAACAAGCTTCCACCAGATACATATGGATATAAAGTAGGAAGTGAAATAATTCATAAGGCTTATGGAAAAGGAAAAATACTTGAACTTGATGGTGATAAAGCTAAGATTAAATTTAGTGATAATATTGATAGGAGCTTTAGCTTAAAAGTTCTTGTTGATAACAACCTTGTAGGTAAAACTGGTTAA
- a CDS encoding nicotinate phosphoribosyltransferase, with product MNNKSKFNVRDERNLTMLVDFYELTMGNGYFNKGLKDKIAYFDMFFRRVPDGGGYCIMAGVEQLIEYLNNLEFTDEDINYLKNKNMFSDEFLEYLRDFDFCCDVWAVPEGNPVFPSEPLVTVRGPVIQAQFLETMILLTVNHQTLIATKANRICRAAEGRPVMEFGSRRAQGYDGAIYGARAAIIGGCSSTACTLSDRMFNIPAVGTMAHSWVQLYDTEYDAFKAWAEIYPDDCVLLIDTYNVIKSGIPNAIKTFNEILKPLGKRPKGVRIDSGDITYLTKKCRSMLDKAGYEDCNIVISNSLDEHIIKDVLDQGACIDSFGVGERLITAKSEPVFGGVYKLVALENDNEIIPKIKISENDEKITNPGFKKIIRLFDKNTHKALADLIALRDEKINESEPIVLFNPVHTWKRKKFSNYYTKELQVPIFEKGKCVYESPSVMSIKEFAQVETDKLWQEVLRFENPHTYYVDLSQNLWSLKQSLLHKFTDSYDA from the coding sequence ATGAATAATAAATCTAAATTCAATGTAAGAGATGAGAGAAATCTTACAATGCTTGTTGACTTTTATGAATTAACTATGGGAAATGGTTATTTCAATAAAGGTCTCAAAGATAAAATCGCTTATTTTGATATGTTCTTTAGAAGAGTTCCTGATGGAGGCGGTTATTGTATAATGGCTGGTGTTGAACAGCTTATTGAGTATTTAAATAATCTTGAATTCACAGATGAAGATATTAATTATTTAAAAAATAAGAACATGTTTTCCGATGAATTTCTTGAATATTTAAGAGACTTTGATTTCTGCTGTGATGTATGGGCTGTACCAGAAGGAAATCCTGTATTTCCAAGCGAACCACTCGTAACAGTAAGAGGACCTGTAATTCAAGCTCAATTCCTTGAGACTATGATACTATTAACAGTTAATCACCAAACTTTAATCGCTACAAAAGCAAATAGAATATGTAGAGCTGCTGAGGGACGTCCAGTAATGGAATTTGGTTCACGAAGAGCTCAAGGTTATGATGGAGCTATTTATGGCGCAAGAGCTGCAATAATAGGTGGCTGTAGTTCTACTGCATGTACTTTATCAGATAGAATGTTTAACATTCCTGCTGTTGGAACAATGGCACATAGCTGGGTACAATTATATGATACTGAATATGATGCCTTTAAAGCATGGGCTGAAATATATCCAGATGACTGTGTATTGTTAATTGATACTTATAATGTAATAAAATCTGGTATTCCTAATGCTATAAAAACTTTTAATGAAATTTTAAAACCTCTAGGAAAAAGACCAAAAGGAGTCCGTATAGATTCTGGTGATATAACTTATCTTACTAAGAAATGTAGATCTATGCTTGATAAAGCAGGTTATGAAGACTGTAATATAGTAATTTCAAATTCCCTAGATGAGCACATAATAAAAGATGTTTTAGACCAAGGTGCATGCATAGATTCTTTTGGTGTTGGTGAAAGACTAATTACAGCAAAATCAGAACCTGTTTTTGGAGGAGTTTATAAACTTGTTGCATTAGAAAATGACAATGAGATAATTCCTAAAATTAAAATAAGTGAAAATGACGAAAAAATAACAAACCCTGGCTTCAAAAAAATAATAAGACTATTCGATAAAAATACTCACAAAGCATTAGCTGATTTAATTGCACTAAGAGATGAAAAGATAAACGAGTCTGAGCCTATAGTATTATTTAATCCTGTTCATACATGGAAAAGAAAAAAATTCAGTAATTACTATACAAAAGAGCTTCAGGTTCCTATCTTTGAAAAAGGAAAATGTGTCTATGAATCACCTAGTGTAATGAGTATTAAAGAATTTGCACAAGTAGAAACTGATAAACTTTGGCAGGAAGTATTAAGATTTGAAAATCCTCATACTTATTATGTAGATTTATCTCAAAATCTATGGTCTTTAAAACAATCTTTACTTCATAAGTTTACTGATTCTTATGATGCTTAA
- a CDS encoding Fur family transcriptional regulator, translated as MDQIAAIFKEKKLKLTPQRLAVYNYLMNTTSHPSADAIYTDIHVQYPTMSLATVYKALKTLVDVGLVQEINVGEGNFRYDGNSCSHPHVQCLKCGKVDDFHGFNLDNLNSLAQENTDYKIISNKVYFYGYCKNCQ; from the coding sequence ATGGATCAAATTGCTGCTATATTTAAGGAAAAAAAATTAAAACTAACCCCTCAAAGACTTGCAGTATATAATTATCTTATGAATACAACTTCTCATCCATCTGCTGATGCTATTTATACAGACATACATGTACAATACCCTACCATGAGTCTAGCGACAGTGTATAAGGCATTAAAAACATTGGTTGATGTAGGATTGGTTCAAGAAATAAACGTTGGTGAAGGCAATTTTAGGTATGATGGAAACTCTTGTTCACATCCTCATGTGCAATGTCTAAAATGCGGTAAAGTTGATGATTTTCACGGGTTTAATTTAGATAATTTAAATTCTTTAGCACAAGAGAATACTGACTATAAAATTATATCTAACAAAGTATACTTTTATGGTTATTGCAAAAACTGCCAGTAG
- a CDS encoding cell division protein FtsA, with protein sequence MELKGFNQKDIIFSLDIGTRSIIGTVGIIKDKKFHVVCEKYMEHEERAMVDGQIHDISLVASVVQKVKNAIEEEVGIQLKEVSIAAAGRFLRTVNSKAELEIDGENEIDKEIIRSLELSAVKNAEEEINSTTEGKLYCVGYSVKSFYLNGFVISNLMGHKGEKIGAEVIATFLPRSVVDSLYSVMNKVNLNVVNLTLEPIAAMEAAVPKNLRLLNIALVDIGAGTSDIAISSKEAISAYGMVPMAGDEITEAIVQEYLVDFNTAERIKRELGVNSEITYVDILGMENVISSEAILKLIDNIVNKTADEISKKILELNGDKSPSAVFLVGGGAHTPGIVQSIAEKLNLPSQRIAIKDRSAVIECVSDNELGSAGVTVLGIALAAIRSLGNDFIDVNLNGEPISLFNSHKHNTMDVLLQAGINPSLLISKNGKSVRFTYNGCKRIVFGEYGANAKITINSEEATLETEVKSNDNIELVYAQNGKNAEPKLRDNIRNIDSVCIFIDDEIVNLEPVILVNDKIEDLEYIIKNGDEVRVFIPNTISDLKKYIIKENIKLMSGENILDDSYEVCEGERLTRYLEISEDENLEETQNENSKEDISKLIAADSEEITIEKCDLEDNHKDNNDKISVYKEEFDSINVMINGEQKTMIGKNEYVIVDIFDYIDFDLTVPKGNINITLNGVNAQYTAKLKDGDVVEVFWTE encoded by the coding sequence ATGGAATTAAAAGGATTTAATCAAAAAGATATAATTTTTTCGTTAGATATAGGTACGAGATCTATTATTGGAACTGTTGGTATAATAAAAGATAAAAAATTTCATGTTGTATGTGAAAAATATATGGAGCATGAAGAAAGAGCAATGGTTGATGGACAGATACATGATATATCTCTTGTGGCATCTGTAGTTCAAAAAGTTAAGAATGCTATCGAAGAAGAAGTTGGGATTCAGTTAAAAGAGGTATCAATTGCAGCGGCTGGAAGATTTTTAAGAACTGTAAATTCAAAAGCTGAACTAGAAATAGATGGAGAAAATGAAATCGATAAAGAAATCATAAGAAGTTTAGAATTAAGTGCTGTAAAGAATGCTGAAGAAGAAATAAATTCTACAACAGAAGGAAAATTATATTGTGTTGGATATTCTGTTAAAAGTTTTTATTTAAATGGATTTGTTATTTCAAATCTTATGGGACATAAAGGAGAAAAAATAGGTGCAGAGGTTATTGCAACATTTTTGCCTAGATCAGTTGTTGATTCTCTATATTCAGTAATGAATAAAGTTAATTTAAATGTTGTTAATCTTACGTTAGAGCCTATTGCGGCAATGGAAGCAGCTGTACCTAAAAATTTAAGATTATTAAATATAGCATTAGTTGATATTGGTGCAGGAACATCGGATATAGCAATAAGTTCTAAAGAAGCTATTTCTGCTTATGGAATGGTTCCTATGGCGGGAGATGAAATAACAGAAGCAATAGTTCAAGAGTATCTAGTAGACTTTAATACAGCAGAAAGAATAAAGAGAGAATTAGGCGTTAATTCGGAAATAACGTATGTTGATATTTTAGGAATGGAAAATGTTATATCATCAGAAGCTATTTTAAAACTCATAGATAATATTGTAAATAAAACAGCAGATGAAATATCAAAAAAGATATTAGAGTTAAATGGTGATAAATCTCCAAGTGCAGTTTTTCTTGTTGGAGGAGGGGCTCATACTCCTGGAATAGTGCAATCAATAGCAGAAAAGCTAAATCTTCCATCTCAAAGAATAGCAATAAAAGATAGAAGTGCTGTTATAGAATGTGTATCTGATAATGAACTAGGTTCAGCAGGAGTGACTGTTTTAGGAATAGCGTTGGCTGCCATAAGAAGTCTTGGAAATGATTTTATTGATGTTAATTTAAATGGAGAACCTATAAGTTTATTTAACTCCCATAAGCACAATACAATGGATGTATTGCTTCAGGCAGGAATAAACCCATCACTTCTTATAAGTAAAAATGGAAAGAGTGTAAGATTTACTTATAATGGATGTAAGAGGATTGTATTTGGTGAATATGGAGCTAATGCAAAGATAACAATTAATTCAGAAGAAGCAACCCTTGAAACTGAAGTAAAAAGTAATGACAATATAGAGCTTGTTTATGCACAAAATGGTAAAAATGCGGAGCCTAAATTAAGGGATAATATAAGAAATATTGATTCTGTTTGTATTTTCATCGATGATGAAATAGTAAATTTAGAACCTGTTATTCTTGTAAATGATAAAATTGAAGATTTAGAATATATAATAAAAAATGGAGATGAAGTAAGGGTATTTATTCCTAATACAATTTCAGATTTAAAAAAGTATATAATAAAAGAAAATATAAAACTTATGAGTGGAGAAAATATATTAGACGATTCTTATGAAGTATGTGAAGGTGAAAGGCTTACAAGATATTTAGAAATTAGTGAAGATGAAAATTTAGAAGAAACACAAAATGAAAACAGTAAGGAAGACATATCTAAGCTTATAGCAGCTGACTCAGAAGAAATTACAATTGAAAAATGTGATTTAGAGGATAATCATAAAGATAATAATGATAAGATTTCAGTATATAAAGAAGAATTTGATAGTATAAATGTAATGATTAATGGTGAACAGAAAACAATGATAGGAAAAAATGAATATGTAATAGTAGATATATTTGATTATATAGATTTTGATCTAACAGTACCTAAAGGAAATATTAATATTACATTAAATGGAGTAAATGCACAATATACAGCAAAATTAAAAGATGGAGATGTTGTAGAAGTGTTTTGGACAGAATAA
- a CDS encoding N-acetylmuramoyl-L-alanine amidase family protein: MKFNKLMSLLMGAAVISSVVPTTTANAAIKLQALEGTIYDAKAFKDGVYVFDGYKGEEQDSAMYFFNGKEDVEIEDAETMGSKYGMNYINFKDDEILFNLVTGQAEEDDEETRVSMMENKFRSSVIKKADRYEDTPYLIQVGKIAEDIFSGVWYEYVVANSDDLDDATEKYTVYLSDSGKYVDASETLNVVYYDKDGNKINLDTYEDVKENKNLSIVKEETLLIDAENIYKVIAIMDTDKLKAGMNPLTTYALKVSMEQGDKEDGAYIPKSVTSYETYDLNALETIEDYRANKLTARVSGNSLYIIKTEDDSVTVDRYIMKKIKDKDSVEGKSLDKRVLELDEDFDDVQNEDMQDYDIDVQGNLWVLNKGKVQKLENGKLETKYTVDRTMDNLSVFAENSMIIWNTDNEVYSVVAPQKAVEEEKTEESVEDTESKDEVQTVAGWNKNSDGTWSYTKVDGTKANGWLMDNNTWYYLNSEGVMQTGWIKDKEQWYYLNISGAMHTGWLKDTNGKWYYLYNNGAMAYNTVIDGYTLDASGAWIQ, translated from the coding sequence ATGAAATTCAATAAATTAATGTCACTTTTAATGGGAGCTGCAGTTATAAGTAGCGTAGTCCCAACAACAACTGCTAATGCAGCAATAAAGCTTCAAGCCTTAGAAGGAACTATTTATGATGCAAAGGCTTTTAAAGACGGAGTATATGTATTTGATGGTTATAAAGGTGAAGAACAAGATTCAGCAATGTACTTCTTTAATGGAAAAGAAGATGTTGAAATAGAAGATGCTGAAACTATGGGAAGCAAATATGGAATGAACTATATCAACTTTAAGGATGATGAAATTTTATTTAATCTAGTAACTGGACAAGCTGAAGAAGATGATGAAGAAACTAGAGTATCTATGATGGAAAATAAATTTAGATCATCAGTTATAAAAAAAGCTGATAGATATGAAGATACACCATATTTAATTCAAGTTGGAAAGATTGCAGAAGATATATTTAGCGGTGTTTGGTACGAATATGTTGTTGCAAATAGTGATGATTTAGATGATGCAACAGAAAAATACACTGTGTATTTAAGTGATTCAGGTAAATATGTTGATGCATCTGAAACTTTAAATGTTGTTTATTATGATAAGGATGGAAACAAAATAAATCTTGATACTTATGAAGATGTTAAAGAAAATAAAAATTTAAGTATTGTAAAAGAAGAAACTTTATTAATAGATGCTGAAAATATATATAAGGTTATTGCTATAATGGATACTGATAAATTGAAAGCAGGAATGAATCCATTAACTACATATGCATTAAAGGTAAGTATGGAACAAGGTGATAAAGAAGATGGAGCATATATACCAAAAAGTGTTACTAGCTACGAAACATATGATTTAAATGCACTAGAAACAATTGAAGATTATAGAGCAAATAAATTAACAGCTAGAGTAAGTGGTAATAGTCTATATATAATTAAAACAGAAGATGATTCTGTTACAGTCGATAGATATATTATGAAGAAAATAAAAGATAAGGATAGTGTTGAAGGAAAATCTTTAGATAAAAGAGTACTTGAACTTGATGAAGATTTTGATGATGTTCAAAATGAGGATATGCAAGATTATGATATAGATGTTCAAGGAAATTTATGGGTTCTTAATAAGGGGAAAGTTCAAAAGCTAGAAAATGGAAAGTTAGAAACAAAATATACAGTAGATAGAACTATGGACAACTTATCTGTATTTGCTGAAAATAGTATGATAATTTGGAACACAGACAATGAAGTATATTCAGTTGTTGCACCACAAAAAGCTGTAGAAGAAGAAAAAACTGAAGAATCAGTAGAAGATACAGAATCTAAAGATGAAGTACAAACTGTAGCAGGCTGGAATAAGAATTCAGACGGAACATGGTCTTATACTAAAGTTGATGGAACAAAAGCTAATGGCTGGCTAATGGATAACAATACATGGTACTATTTAAATTCTGAAGGTGTTATGCAAACAGGATGGATTAAAGATAAAGAACAATGGTATTATTTAAATATATCAGGTGCAATGCACACTGGATGGTTAAAAGATACTAATGGAAAATGGTATTATTTATATAATAATGGAGCTATGGCATACAATACAGTAATTGACGGTTATACATTAGATGCAAGCGGAGCTTGGATACAATAA